From one Mucilaginibacter inviolabilis genomic stretch:
- the modB gene encoding molybdate ABC transporter permease subunit, whose translation MDLSPIWLTLKLAGITTLILLFVGLPFAWWLSRGRSFLKIIIEAIITMPLVLPPSVLGFYLLLAFSPQHGLGKWLQGVFNVQFVFSFQGLVLASVIYSIPFMVGPVKSALQQLPSALAEASYTLGKTEWQTFRYVLLPNIKPSLLTAAVLTFAHTLGEFGVVLMIGGNIPGVTRVASIAVYDAVEQRDYDMANNYSLILFAITFVLVIAVFVFNKYQAKSPLA comes from the coding sequence ATGGATCTTTCACCCATTTGGCTCACCCTAAAGCTGGCAGGTATCACTACCCTGATATTGCTGTTTGTGGGCCTGCCCTTTGCCTGGTGGCTTTCCCGGGGCCGATCGTTTTTGAAGATCATTATTGAAGCTATTATTACTATGCCATTGGTATTGCCGCCATCGGTATTGGGTTTTTATTTGTTGCTGGCTTTTAGTCCGCAGCATGGTTTGGGTAAATGGCTGCAGGGAGTATTTAATGTGCAGTTTGTATTCTCGTTCCAGGGACTGGTGTTGGCATCCGTTATTTATAGTATCCCCTTTATGGTTGGCCCTGTAAAATCGGCATTACAGCAATTGCCTTCGGCCCTGGCCGAGGCTTCCTACACACTGGGAAAAACCGAATGGCAAACATTCCGGTACGTATTGCTGCCTAACATCAAACCATCGTTATTAACGGCTGCGGTACTTACTTTTGCCCATACCCTGGGCGAGTTTGGCGTGGTGCTGATGATTGGCGGCAACATACCCGGCGTAACCCGGGTGGCCTCCATTGCCGTTTATGATGCAGTTGAACAGCGGGATTATGACATGGCCAACAATTATTCGCTCATTTTATTTGCTATTACTTTTGTACTGGTGATAGCTGTTTTCGTATTTAATAAATACCAGGCAAAAAGCCCTTTAGCATGA
- a CDS encoding ATP-binding cassette domain-containing protein codes for MINIAIEKKLKAYHGQQVLQVNRQFATGSVTKIYGPSGSGKTTFLKIIAGLVTPEKGTIVSDGVTWFNAETKINLAAQKRNTGFVFQQYALFPNMTVKQHLKYATADEAWIKRLLLLGKLDTLQEHKPDYLSGGQQQRLAILRALATKPQVLLMDEPFSALDPKMKAELIVELKGLLKELGTTTLIVSHNPQELDGWADGELVFE; via the coding sequence ATGATCAATATAGCCATCGAAAAAAAGCTAAAGGCCTACCACGGGCAACAGGTATTGCAGGTTAACCGCCAGTTTGCTACCGGCAGCGTCACCAAAATATACGGACCGTCAGGGTCTGGGAAAACAACATTTTTAAAGATTATTGCCGGATTAGTAACACCGGAAAAAGGAACGATTGTAAGCGATGGTGTTACCTGGTTTAATGCCGAAACAAAGATTAACCTAGCCGCTCAAAAAAGAAATACCGGCTTTGTTTTTCAGCAGTATGCCTTGTTTCCGAATATGACCGTAAAGCAGCACCTCAAATATGCCACTGCGGACGAAGCCTGGATAAAAAGATTACTACTTTTAGGTAAACTGGATACTTTACAGGAGCACAAGCCAGATTATCTTTCAGGCGGGCAACAGCAGCGTTTGGCCATACTGCGGGCCCTGGCCACCAAACCACAGGTATTGTTAATGGATGAGCCCTTCTCGGCCCTTGATCCTAAAATGAAAGCAGAGCTGATAGTTGAATTAAAAGGTCTTTTAAAAGAACTGGGCACAACCACCCTTATCGTGAGCCACAACCCGCAGGAATTGGACGGATGGGCCGACGGGGAATTGGTGTTTGAGTAA
- a CDS encoding pentapeptide MXKDX repeat protein, which produces MKSIISGALAAGLVAVCLTLSVQAKTVSPLKTSTVAVSDTGKMGKMDKMAKGKKMDKMSNDKMGKDKMSKGKMSKDKMSNDKMGKKKMSKDTASKM; this is translated from the coding sequence ATGAAATCAATTATTTCAGGCGCTTTAGCCGCAGGTTTAGTAGCCGTATGTTTAACCTTAAGCGTACAAGCCAAAACAGTAAGTCCATTAAAAACATCAACCGTTGCCGTAAGCGATACCGGCAAAATGGGCAAGATGGATAAAATGGCAAAAGGTAAAAAGATGGACAAGATGTCAAACGATAAAATGGGAAAAGACAAAATGTCGAAGGGTAAAATGAGCAAGGATAAGATGTCAAATGATAAAATGGGTAAAAAGAAAATGAGCAAAGATACTGCGAGTAAAATGTGA
- a CDS encoding sigma-70 family RNA polymerase sigma factor, which translates to MVTEKQLLDPHNWVKAHADYLYSYTLSRLNDEEQAKDLVQETFLAALEKVDRFEGKSSERTWLTAILKNKIIDVYRKKSSGLANITEQKAEEEQKDFFEEDNGHWTQAHQPLPFGIEDHEPLRGKEFNHILQLCMQKLPAMWMSVFTMKHMDETTTEFICSELRVTQANFWVIIHRAKLSLRACLQKNWI; encoded by the coding sequence ATGGTAACTGAAAAACAATTACTGGACCCGCATAATTGGGTTAAGGCTCATGCCGATTACCTGTATTCGTACACCCTCTCGCGCCTTAATGATGAAGAGCAGGCGAAAGACCTGGTACAGGAAACCTTTTTGGCTGCTTTAGAAAAGGTAGACCGCTTTGAAGGCAAAAGCTCCGAACGCACCTGGCTCACGGCTATCCTGAAAAATAAGATCATTGACGTTTACCGTAAAAAATCATCGGGACTGGCTAACATAACCGAACAGAAGGCAGAGGAGGAACAAAAAGATTTTTTTGAAGAAGATAACGGTCATTGGACCCAGGCCCATCAGCCCCTGCCATTTGGCATCGAGGATCATGAGCCGCTGAGAGGTAAGGAGTTTAATCATATCCTGCAACTATGTATGCAAAAACTCCCGGCCATGTGGATGTCGGTTTTCACCATGAAGCATATGGATGAGACTACTACCGAATTTATTTGCAGCGAACTCCGGGTTACCCAGGCCAACTTTTGGGTTATTATTCACCGGGCCAAGCTTAGCCTGAGGGCCTGTCTTCAAAAAAACTGGATCTAA
- a CDS encoding DUF1223 domain-containing protein has translation MKSIKIFALAAGFITAIMVLAAFIIPKAKVPGKSKIIADGKGFAVVELFTSEGCSSCPPADELVARIQKEDKDKPVYILAFHVDYWNRLGWKDVFSSADYSKRQNEYASWLNLQSVYTPQIVVNGKKEFVGSEEGTLRNAITAGLRTNPAATLTLNTQKGQDHITVQYRVNGAEKNTGLLLALVQKAAQTKVQRGENGGRTLSHVQIVRKMQSLSLSAGGNGSTNIAFPEGTNTQDWEVIGLVQNKTNGEILAAAKANLTTTANIGK, from the coding sequence ATGAAATCAATAAAAATATTTGCCCTTGCTGCCGGTTTTATAACCGCGATAATGGTATTGGCGGCTTTTATTATTCCTAAAGCTAAAGTGCCGGGAAAAAGTAAGATAATAGCCGACGGTAAAGGATTTGCCGTGGTAGAGCTTTTTACCTCAGAAGGCTGCTCCAGCTGCCCTCCTGCCGATGAATTGGTGGCCCGGATACAAAAAGAAGATAAAGACAAACCCGTTTACATACTGGCCTTTCATGTAGATTACTGGAACCGCCTGGGCTGGAAAGATGTTTTTAGCAGCGCCGATTACTCTAAACGTCAAAATGAATATGCCAGCTGGTTAAATCTGCAATCGGTTTATACACCGCAAATTGTGGTTAACGGTAAAAAGGAATTTGTGGGTTCGGAAGAAGGTACTTTACGTAATGCCATCACCGCTGGCCTGCGAACCAATCCGGCGGCAACTTTAACCCTTAATACACAAAAAGGGCAGGATCATATCACGGTACAATACCGTGTAAATGGTGCCGAAAAAAACACCGGCCTGCTGTTGGCCCTGGTGCAAAAAGCAGCGCAAACCAAAGTTCAGCGTGGCGAAAATGGCGGGCGTACCCTGTCGCATGTTCAAATTGTGCGCAAAATGCAGAGCCTGTCTTTAAGTGCAGGTGGTAATGGCAGTACCAACATTGCTTTTCCCGAAGGAACAAATACCCAGGATTGGGAAGTAATTGGCCTGGTACAAAACAAAACAAACGGCGAAATTTTAGCGGCAGCAAAGGCCAATCTGACAACAACAGCCAACATCGGCAAGTAA